The Lampris incognitus isolate fLamInc1 chromosome 4, fLamInc1.hap2, whole genome shotgun sequence genome segment ggtgtcctctggtatctgcatCAAGAAGTTAGCAGCAGatcttttaagtcctgtaagttgcgaggtggggcctccatggatcggactagTTTTTCAAacatatcccacagatgctccatcggattgagatctgaagaatttggaggccaaggcaacaccttgaactctgtcatgttcctgaaaccattcctgaacaatttttgcagtgtggcagggtgcattatcctgctgaaagaggtcactgccatcagggaatattgCCATGAGGGGTgtctgcagcaatgtttaggtaggtggtacgtgtcaaagtaacatccacataaatgccagcacccaaggtttcccagcagaacattggccagagcatcacactgcgtcCGCCGGTTTGCCTATAGCACATCCTGgtgtcatctcttccccaggtaaatgacacacacacacacccaagctgtctacatgatgtaaaaaaaaaaaaaagtgattcatcagaccaggccaccctcttccattgctccatggtccagttctgatgctcacgtgcccattatagatgctttcagcagtggacaggtgtcagcatgggcactctgaccagtctgcggctacacaaCTCCATACGCAGCACTAGctatgatgcactgtgtgttctgacacctgtctatcatagccagcattaacttttacagcaatttgagctacagtagcttttCTGTGGGACCGGACCAGATAGGGTAACCTTCGCTCCCCACAATGAGCTTTTGGCACCCATGACCATCGTTGCTTCACTGGTtgcccttccttggaccactttttgtaggtactgaccactgcatagcggcaacaccccacaagacctgccattttggagatgctctgacccagtcatctagctatCACAATTTTGCccttgtcaaagccactcagatcCTTAACAtttgcccatttttcttgcttccaacacatcaacttcaagaacggactgttcacttgctgcctaatatagcccACTCCTTGCGTCTCCTCATGGCCTTTGACATTTCCAGAggccattttcttttctttttttggctttcccccccattttctcaccaattgtatgcggccccactcttccgagccatcctggtcactcctccaccccttctgctgatccgggggggggggctgcagactaccacatgcctcctccgatacatgtggagttgccagctgcttcttttcacctaaaagtgaggaatttcgccagggagatgtagcacgtgggaggatcatgctatttccccctgtaccactgcaccaccgtgctgatCCCCAATACCATTTGACTGAAAGTTACCAAACCTGCACCTTATGACATCTCTATCCATGCCCAAATCACTATCCCATAAGTCTGTGGTGTCAGCCATATTGGATGTTCGCCATATTGGATAGAATGGGAAACCCATTTTCTTCTATCCTCTCCTATAACATTTGCCATATTTGAACAAAACTTGCTTTGTTATGTTCACTAGACACTGTTTATTCATAGTTATCAAAACAGTTCTGAAATTCCAAACTGCCACATGCAGAAACATATGAGCATTAACCGCCACCTCAATAGGAAGTAGGAAAAATTCCTAACAGTTGGTCAAATTGTCACCAAACATTGTGTGCAAGATCAATTAGGCCCTGAGGCCAAGCACACTTAATGAAGTAGTTGCGCTTCATAGGGGCGGTATAATAGAAAAAACATCCAGATGAGCCCTTCTTCTATACTCTGTCTTACTTGAACTAAACTTTGTTTCTGACTCTTTTGCCAATATAGTTCACTGATAATCAGAAACATTGAGTAGGCTGCACAAAAAGGTCACTAGAGGTCAAGGCCATCTATGATCTATTCCACTTGGCATCCGCTTTTTGCCACTTGCAGCtatatttattgttattattatttttattattaaagCTGCTTGTGGGAGTATTTTATGGCAGAATATTACCTTTTATTTGTTATTAGTTTTGAAAATATGCCCCCCAAGCCCCagtgaaagaaaaaacaaactttgTTGCATGGATTTGCGATTGCTCAGCACATCCTGTGCTTTTCTGTGAAATGTTTACTGGCACACAGGAAGTGGCATATTTTGCACATTAATAGACTAGCATTTATCTAATTTACATTTACATAACTCAAATTGAAATCAATTACTTATATTTTGTTGATTATACACAATTACATAAACTTAAAGAGGTCAGTGTTAGAAGCAATGCGGGAAGATCCAAAATTATTTTCTTATGTCATTCAAGCGACCTGGAACGCAATTTTGGGCATTACAGTCAACCGAAACTGTGTGATGCTTCATCTACTGCCACTTGGCATAAATTTCCTTATGTGgctttaaccttttttttttattattattattgaaaatTAGTCATTTACAAACATCAAGGCATAGAAACTACAATGATAATAAACACCTCTTAACATACAAGGCACATTAGATAAGAAAGAAAACTTAATTATATAAAATTAgaatagaaaaatagaaaaaaattgaacttaaaaaacaacaacaacaataataataataaaaagtctACCCTCTTCTGTAGTTAGACAAAAGATCATCAAAAATTTTCAGTTCTTCCGATGAGAGACCCTGCATGTTTTCCTTTCATTAGTCTCAGAGCACTGAGATGGTTATCCACGAGGTCCATTCTATTAACAGAAAAAAAGGGTTTTATTTCCCTCCATTTCCTCCAtgacaagggtaccagcaagagttaaaggaaaggtttacaagatggtagtgagaccagctatgttgtatggtttggagacggtggcactgacaaaaagataggaggtggagctgtaggtggcagagttgaagatgctaagattgtaattgggagtgatgatgaaggacaggattagcaacgggtatattagagggacagctcaggttggacggtttggacacaaagcaagagaggcaagtttgagatagtttggacatgtgcggaggagatgctggatatattgggagaaggatgctgaatatggagctgccaggcaagaggaaaagaggaaggccaaagaggaggtttatggatgtggagagggaggacatCCAGTGTGGATGCTGTGCAGATAAAACGCAGCAGCAAATTCACTGGTAAAATGAAATGCATGACCAAGTCTGAAAATCCATTGACAATGATCgtagaaagctgaatcagtcttATTTCCTAATGCGTCCAACATAGTTGCAACGCATTAGAAAATAAGACTGATGACCACCGCATCTGCATAGACCCAAGAGACCTAAATAAGGCATTAATGCGCCTTCACCATCCAATGCACACAGTGGCGGAGGTAGCAGCACAGATGTCAGGTGCTACTATCTTCGCCGTCCTCAATGAAAAAAGCTCCTTCTGGCAAATCAAACTGGATGACGCCTCATCTCTCCACACAACATTTACGACTCCTTTTGTGAGATCTGAGTTCCCGAGTATGCCCTTTGGCATTAACACTGCCTCTGAAGTTTCCCAAAGAGCTATGGAACAAATCTTTGCTGGATACCCAATGCACCATAATCATGGATGGCATCATCGTTATTGGCAAAGGAGCTGAGGAGCATGACAAAaacctggggaaaaaaaagtgttggATCAAGCCAGACAGGTAAAGTTCAGGCTCAACCCAAAAAGTGCAAGTTCAGGATCAAGGAGTTGAGCTATGTCAGATACATGTTTACAGACAAAGGACTTAAAGCAGATGCAACAAAAATCACAGCAATTAGTGAAATGCCACCTCCAGAGGACAAGACAGCCAATGCTTCCTAGGGATGATTAATTACCTACACAAATTCATCCCAAGCCCAAGTGAACTGTCAACACCACTACACCAGCTGCTGTACAAGGATGTGGTTTGGAGCTGGATGCGGCATCAACAGGATGCTTTTGACAAGCTCAAAACATGTGTCACCAGCCCATCTATGTTTCACTATTATGATGTGCAAAAACCAGTAACTCTCACTTGTAATGTATCCCACCATGGTTTAGCAGCTGCCTGCCTCTAAGATAGCAAACCTGACCCAAACGGACACAAGATATGTGCAGATACAGAAGGAGTTACTAACAGCGGTTTTCGCTTGTTTTAAGTTTTATGGCTACATCTATGGCAAACCAGTTGTGATTGAAACTGACCACCAGCCTTTGGTTACAATCCACAACAAGACTTTTCACACAGACCCAGCACACCTACAGCGCATCATGTTAAGACTGCAAAAATTCAACTTAACTCTCATctacaaaaaaggaaaaacaccTCTACATGGACATTACCCTCTGATACACACCGCAGTGCAATCAATCTCTGTCCAAAAAGAGGAACAGCATGAGTTTGAGTTAATGGTGGTTCAGCTGATATCTTCACAGCGGCTCAAGGAACTCTGTGAGCACACAGCTGCAGACACAATCCTCCAGACACTCACCTGCTTCATTCAAAATGGATGGCCAAGATGTATATGCAGTGTGCCCATAGAGGTGAGACCGTTTTTTGGTTTCAGTGATGAACTCGCTGTAGAAGATAACATCATCATAAAAGGAGGCAAAGCAGTTATTCCTGCATCCCTGCATTCTGAACATTTGAAAGCATTACACAAGGGATACCCAGGTGTGGAATCCACAAAGAGAAGGGCAAGAGAAAGTGTGTTCTGCTCAGTAAATGAGGATATTGAGACTGCCAATCAGGCATGCACTATCTGTAAAAGCCTGATGCCCCATCAACAAAAAGAACCACTAAAACCACATACAGTTGTCCTGGTCTGTTGTTGCCACAGACATACTTGAATGGAACAACGACCATTATCTTGTGCTTGTGGACTCATACTCGGGATGGTTTGAAATTGATCAGCTCAGCAATTTATCATCCCCATGTGTGTGTGACTAACAAGCTGGAATGCCACTTCTCAATCCACGGCATAACACAGAAGCTGTACTCAGACAACGGCACTCAGTACACGAGTCAGACCTTCTTTGACTGTCAGATCTTGGGACTTCCTGCATGTGACAAGCAGTCCTGAGATGGAAAAGACTTCTATCTGAACCTGTTAAACATACAGAAGATGTCCCAGAACAAGATCCTGAGTTCACCTGCACAAAGACTGTTGTCCAGATGGACTTGAACAACCATGCCCATCTGCAAACAGCTGTTGAAACCAGTAGCAAAAGCAACAGCCAGCATTAAAGCCCAATTCACAAAGAAGCATTCAACACAGAAATGCTGCTATGACAACACCAGCAAGCCACTAGCTCCCCTAACACCAAACCAAGTGGTAAAACTACAAACGCAAAAAGGACATGACATAATGGGAGTTGTAAGGTGAAAGTGTGGTGAGCCACATTCATAGATGGTAGAATCTGAAGGAAAAGAATACAGACACAACCAATGTCACATTCTACAAGTGATGGAGCCACATCCTCCAAAGCCCATCACACATGTAAATGAATAAGATTTGTCACAACACACACCTGAACCACAGATGGACAAAACACAAATTACTCAAAAACCTGATAACACTGAACATATACCATCAGGACAATGTCAAAAATAAATAAGCTGGGCGCCTCCGTAGACGAACAGTTAGAGCGCAcaccacatggccacatggtcgcaaccgtcgccggtttgaatccaacTGGTAaactttgttgcatgtcttacccatctctctctccctaatTCCTGTCTTCCTCTACTATCAATATCTAATAAAAGGTATAAAAAAATAcctgaaccaaaaaaaaaaacaagtgctgAAAAGACTCCAGTAGAGTGTACAGAAGTGTAGAGACAAAAGCCTAGTTCAGCCTCCCACTTCCATGTATCCCACTAGATTTGGTAGatcacagaaatttgaatcagttcatctgggcataacgtttattgagagaaatgtttcatcactcatccaagtgacttcttcagtctcaactgactgcaggtatccccatccttataaacaatacagttttgtaacaactgaaaccaacgatcggttacATATGCAAATGACCATGAGGCAGTAACAAGGATCCCTATTGGATGCTGGAGAATGCTTGTTTGCAATTGGTCCATAGGACATGCAGAACGGGTGTGTCagtatactctgtgtgtgtgtggatccggCCTTCCTAAAACAAAGCAGTTAGCCTGTATGCCTCCAATACATAATAAATACTTTGAGTACATCCTCTTCTGGATCTAATTTATGTACATACGgtacaaaacaagacaaaaacttgagttacaatggccatgtgtactagtcacaggggGATTGGTGAACAGCTGtaatcacagctttgtaagatggtgacagatgtactcttagccccccgttcagggatggtcattccctcttcacatagatagcctttttgactccccattcaaagctgcactcctccctatcaaggatatgcacatcctcatccttgaaagagtggccattggcctgtagatgggtgtagaccgtggaATCCTGGCCTAatgaggtagctcttctgtgtagtGTCATCCTCTTCACCAGCATCTGTTCGGTTTTCCCAAAGTAaaagtcacggcagtcctcctggcacttaacagcatatactatattgttctgtttatgctgggggacccgacccttggggtggactaatttctggtgcagcatgttttggggtttgaaagcaactgagacacggtgtttggaaaatatatcTCTCAACTtttcgacactcccaccacatacggaatcaccactggtttacactgaggcagctgttgtccttctcctctcttcaatcagctggtgcactatttgggcatcttcctggctttgacaaacgcccagttaggataaccacacttaaccagggcctttttaatgtgggatttctcctcttgcccggccactgtgtcggtggggacattgtcagctcggtggtacagtgtcttgatgactcctagtttgtgctccatggatgatgagagtcaaactttaagtactgatcagtatgtgttggtttgcagTAAACATCGACAATCAAATattccccatcaccaattgcaatttcacagtctaaaaaggctaacctgtcatttttcacatcccccctggtgaacttgatgtggttgtccagagttaatgtggtcagtgaaatgtggtacatcctgagatttaattttaacccaggtgtcaacCACAAATCTGaaacaatggctaggtggtgtccctagataggacatcagagctcccttttccactttctccatatacaagttggctactacaggtgaaactggggaacccacaacacatccatgcttctgcctggattattgagcatgcataaagacatagatTTGGTAGAGTTTCTAACAAAGTACATAAACTAGACAAGACACATCGCAAATATGAACATGGATATGTGAGAAGGTGtgaattattttgtttatgcattTATTCATCGAGTTACAAGTATTGTTGTAGTGTATAACAGTGTAATTGCAATGCACTTTAATTTTAAGGCACTCCACTTTCAGGTTTAAGCTTGACCAGCTGAATGTTATTTCATAGTACATTGTTATATATGTTCAGAAATAATCAGTACAATGTTTCTTTTGCATTACTTCCAGTTGAGAACCAAAGCTAAAGAGGGTGGATGTAGACAGCTATACTGTTTTGACCATAGAGTGTTACCGTACCCTGCAGGAGTCTCAAGAGGTTTGTAAAACGTGATCTTGTTATATACGTTGTTGTTATCTCAACACATCCTTCTGGTTGACTCCTAACGTTAATTTGAATAAATGTTAAGTTGAACATTCATCATGACTCCCAGTCAATGAAACAACACTTATATAGAACTATTcttaaagttacaaagtgctttcaaACAGTAAAACACAAAATTAACAGGAAGCCAATGTAGTGATGCTAAAACAGGTGTTATGTGATCTCGTCTTTGTTCTTATCAAAAGTATTATAATAAAACCTAAGCTCAATTTAAGATTCTCTGAAGCCAAGATATAGCTAGAGCCATATAATACCCTATTCCTTACCATACCCACCTTTCTAATGGGACAGTCATGAACCAAGCTCGGGGCTCTCATTAGCCTTTCAAGTGCTCTTTAATAAGCATGTAATTCGTTTAGTAATATATAATGTAGCAGCACTTATACTATGATTTACCCACTCGTATATAGTTCCTTATAGTAAGTTAATCCGAGTTTTACCAACAATAAGTGTAACCATTTCATATTAATTTTAATGGACAAGATTAGCTGCATGGTCAGTAATGTTGTATTTTTTCCCATAGTTTTATATACACTGCTTTGTAATTTTACGTAATTGTTTATTGGTGGTTGTTATATGCGTATTTGAAATTTGCCTGCCTAGGGCCTAGGGATGAAAATTAGCTATCTAGCTATATCTCAAGAAATGCATCAGAATTCTTTGATATTGTGTTTTTATTGTATATGGTCTCTGCTAAATAAACTTGGAAACAAGAGTTTTTTTAAGCAGGGGTTCGGGATCATGTAATGACTATCAAATATTTGATGTACCATTGTAGTAGTGATCAAAGGGTTTGTAGTTTTAGTCATGCCAAGAGAATATGACGATTGTTTCCAAATACTTTGTTAAGCATTTGTGGGGATACTCACGAAAGTTCTTGAAGGGCTTGTTTGGAGTTCTGCAGATCAGGCAGATAGTGGGAGAGAAGGCCCTCTGTGAGCTTTGTTACTACGTTTTCATCCACAACCACAGGTTCATCTAGAAGTACTGAACCCTCAGGAGGCATTGATTCTTGATGTGTCAGCCCAAGATCTGGTGGTGTTAACAGACAAACACTTATCAAAGCTTATGGCACCGCTTAGAAAACTTGATTCTAAATCAACAAACAAGCCACTTCATTGGTCTGCTGGTCTACCTAAAAAAGCCACTCATTCTGACAGCTAGCAAGAGTTACAAATATTATTAACATTAGCTCACCCTATTGTGAGTTTGTCATATTTAAAAACCAGAGCAGTTCCTTCAAAACTATTCTTGCTGAAGTTGAAATATTCCTGCACAGCAGACATGAGCCTACGTACATGTAGAGACAGGTTATTGTTTTTCAGTAAATTACCTGTATTGTGGGAAGGACTGCCCTGAGACGAGGGACTGCCGTCCTCCCCCCTCTCCAACTCCATTCGGCTCGACAGCCTTCAACCAGATTGTTTACGAACCCTGGAAAGAGAAACCGAGTCAGCTACCTAAATCTCACCTTTGTCAGCACCTGTATGGAAAATGTTGGATTTTCCGTGTAAACAGCGTGAGTACGCATTTAAAACACGGGAGAAAAGTTTTCGCTTACTGGGCTGCTTTAACACAGCTCACATTACCCCGCATCAGTCTCTGTTTGCTACATGCTAACAGTCGTGAACACTAGCGTACGAATAAATATAGCTTACCTGATTGGTCGTCGGTAAACAAGATTAAAAGGAAAAATTCTCCAACTTAAATTTTACGACACGCTACACTGTTAATTGAACCTTATTATTGTTTTAAGACGAAGGTAGAGCATCTTGGACAAATTGCAATCTCGGGGCTGAACGAATTATCACGTGACATCTGGAGCCCTCCCCCCACGTGACGGTTCATGAAACCAAACTTGTTATTTTGACTTCCGGGGTCGGAGGAGAGACGGAGGTTCATTATCTGTATCAGTCGCGTAGTATTCTTAGTGAATATTTATGCAATAAAGAGACACCTTGATAGCGGAAAAGCCAGCTCATTGGTAAGTTTAGCTCCCGGGTTTCTCCTTCTTCTCAATTTTATGgctggttggcaaacaacgatatGGTGCATTACCGCAGCTCCCGGGTTTCATCGAACCCAACTAAATTCCAAGAGCATGCTGCTTGTCTGAAGAGACCAGTAAGGCAGCTAGCGTATGATAGCTTCTTAATGTTACACATTGATGTTAACTTTTACCTTTTGTTGCACAGGCATgaaactgttttttttggggtttttttttaatgtgtatgtttttttggggggggggactgtgtgtTTACAAAGTGGCAGATGCACAAAGGTCACGTAGGGGGCGTGTATTACCCCAGCACTTACCTATCATGTTGACTAGCAGGCTACTTAGCGTAGAAATTCTGTCAAAACTGACCAGTCATTATGTCTGACCAGTGGTATTTAGTAGCGGCACTGATAAACATACCGCTGACAATATCAGCAATGGTGACAACATCGGTAATTGAGCGCTTGTTTGTAATATGatcttttgtggggttttttgtggATCAGCTGTGTGATTTTACCCTAGGTGCTGAGATGATGACAGATGCAGGCTTCGTTGAAAAACAATGTCAATAGTTGAACCCCAACTGACCTGTATTACGGACAAGAACCTCCAGTGAGCTTGGGCTGATTGAACTCCTCGTAGTTGAAGATGTCGGGTGCGAACTTAATGAGCAAGGTACGGTCCGCCTTCAAAAGGGAGCGCGACGACTGGGACCTGAGCGACACGGCGACCTTTGACTTTTCCGACGAACTTACCGAAGACGAGGCGCCGAAATTCAACAAGTTGAAAGTGGTTGTTTCAGGGGAAATGTCGGACTACTCCGCCGGCACTTCGTCAAATGGGGTGACGGTGAACACCTTGGTCGTGGATGACGACGACTCTCTACTGGGGTCGTCCTCTAGTTTAGGCAGCCCGGGCCTAAACATGGACCCTTGTGACAGCTGCaccaagaagagagagaggatcaaGCAGAGAAGAGTCATGAAGAAGCTTGGCGTTGCAGCTGTGCTATATCTACTTTTCATGATAGGGGAGCTTGTAGGTAAGAAAATTAATACTGTCTATAATCTACTTTGCTATTTAGTCTTTCTAACCTTCATCAGGCTGTTGGAACATTCActtgtccttttttctttttctttttttttcctttttggcaGACAGGATTTCAACCACATTTGTAGGAATAACCATAGGCTGAATTGGGCTACAGATGCATTGTCTTGAATTAGAGATGTTTACGATTTTGCTTTATTTCTGATAGTCTCATATTTTCATGGTTATTGACTTCTGCTAGCAAGGAACCATACCATCTTAACTTTCTATGAGTTGTCCCATTTACAACTTCATACATGCACAATGTCATGAGTTAGACCATCTTTAATGCTATTGTAGTGTGTATTGTGTTCTACTTATCCAACTGTATGTTTATATTTAGGTGGTTACATGGCAAACAGCTTAGCAATTATGACCGATGCCTTGCACATGCTCACTGACCTCGTGGGCATTGTTGTTTCTCTGCTGGCCCTCTGGCTGTCTGCAAAACCCCCCACAAAGAGATTCACCTTTGGACTGCATCGCTTGGGTAAGTCTCTGGTTTCCAATCCCCCTTCCCTTCCTTTTTTCTGCTCCCTCTTGTGGTATAAGGCAATGAAATAAATACAAGTGGATTTCAGACAGATGGATTATTTTCATAGGAGGTGTGTGGTTAGCAGAGTTCTAGGCTGGATCTGATCCCTTTTCATCTTATTTATGCCTCTGACCTTAGCCAGTGCTAGGGGGCCACCCTGCTTGATTCTGTAATAaacacaaaccacttctttttgCCTCACTGACCACCTATAGTTTCAATTCCTGTCCTATAAAGTAGCACATAACCTAATGGTGGGCAGCCATATCCCACGCGTTCGTAAGTTTCTATTTCAATCAGATAtttcaccagctgatttcacaaaTTAACTCACTCTTAACACGAGAGGCGAGAAACTTATTAGTAAAATTCTCTATCAAAGTGTTTTATGGGAATGAAAATTAAAATACACAGTGGGGTAACGGTTTCTCATcactcccagaaagttgaatcagttaatctggacacaacattggaCGCTAAACATTGTgtgaagatgaactgattcaacttttcaggatttccttacttggattattgagcatgcatcaacaggTTTCTCATCACTGACTGTCCCAGAACTGCCAGGGTCACCAGGTCAAATTTACATGTGAGTGTATTGGTGAAGTTTAGTTGATTCTGTGAGTGTATTGGTGAAGTCTTGTTGATTCTGATTTCTTGCCACAGAGGTCGTGTCAGCAGGCATCAGTGTGCTGCTGATCTACGTTCTAACTGGGGTGTTGCTGAACGAGGCTGTCCAAAGGACCGTGCATCAAGACTTTGACATAGATGGTGATGTAATGCTCATTACTGCAGCTGTGGGAGTGGCTGTAAACCTTATGTGAGTGATACTCATGGATGCAGCTTTCTCTTCATATATTAAAATGACcccgttttgtttgtttttttgtaattggTTGGTTTCACAAAAGTAGAACTATAGTCATGTAGGGTAAGACTTATTTTATATTCATAGTGTATCAACAAAAAATCAATCTAAAGTTCTGTCTTTATGACAGTCTTGGTAATTCACTTACATAGATTAACCTCAGTGTAATGTTTGACATTCATAATAGTAAAATGGATAATAAGATGAAAGAAGAATTACCATGTTTTCAATTCTTATCCAGATAGCCCTGAAGTGCTATTGATGATGAATATGTAGTTGATGCTTTTAACAATAATCCCTTTCTCTTGG includes the following:
- the slc30a4 gene encoding zinc transporter 4; protein product: MSGANLMSKVRSAFKRERDDWDLSDTATFDFSDELTEDEAPKFNKLKVVVSGEMSDYSAGTSSNGVTVNTLVVDDDDSLLGSSSSLGSPGLNMDPCDSCTKKRERIKQRRVMKKLGVAAVLYLLFMIGELVGGYMANSLAIMTDALHMLTDLVGIVVSLLALWLSAKPPTKRFTFGLHRLEVVSAGISVLLIYVLTGVLLNEAVQRTVHQDFDIDGDVMLITAAVGVAVNLIMGFLLNQGSHLHGHSHTSGSAAGHSSPTTGTGLQQRPHGSLAVRAAFIHALGDLVQSVGVLIAAYIVRFKPEYKVADPICTYIFSFLVLFTTLRIIRDTGIIVLEGAPRHLDIQQIKEDLLKVEDVQSVDELNVWALTADKTAALVHLQLAPSSASNWEDVQAKARHLMLHTYGITRCTVQVQIQRQRLAHNCANCQPPSA